In Pseudomonadota bacterium, a genomic segment contains:
- a CDS encoding 50S ribosomal protein L15, which produces MKLNEIRDNQGARKPRLRVGRGIGSTKGKTAGRGVKGQKARTGVALYGFEGGQMPLHRRLPKRGFKNPSGRDFAEVNLGRLQAAIDAGALDSKQPIDAAALVASGVLRRARDGVRLLATGELKAKVSLKLAGASKAAVAAVEAAGGAVELPKPVEPKKSSKKAARLEAAKAACEKAAKAAEEKASEKTEKPAKREKAAKSEKPAGEKPGKAPKADA; this is translated from the coding sequence ATGAAGCTCAATGAGATTCGCGACAACCAGGGAGCCCGCAAGCCGCGCCTGCGCGTCGGCCGTGGCATCGGCTCGACCAAGGGCAAGACCGCAGGCCGCGGCGTCAAAGGCCAGAAGGCGCGGACCGGAGTCGCCCTTTACGGCTTCGAAGGCGGTCAGATGCCCTTGCATCGCCGTCTGCCGAAGCGGGGCTTCAAGAATCCCTCAGGCCGCGATTTCGCCGAGGTCAATCTCGGTCGCTTGCAGGCCGCAATCGATGCGGGAGCGCTCGACAGCAAGCAGCCGATCGACGCCGCAGCGCTCGTGGCCTCGGGTGTGCTCCGGCGCGCCCGGGACGGGGTCAGGCTGCTCGCGACGGGAGAGCTGAAGGCAAAGGTCTCGCTGAAGCTCGCGGGCGCCAGCAAGGCCGCGGTTGCCGCTGTCGAAGCCGCTGGCGGCGCGGTCGAGCTGCCGAAGCCGGTGGAGCCGAAGAAGTCGTCGAAGAAGGCCGCCCGTCTGGAGGCCGCCAAGGCTGCGTGCGAGAAGGCGGCCAAGGCTGCCGAGGAAAAGGCCAGCGAGAAGACCGAGAAGCCCGCCAAGAGAGAGAAGGCTGCGAAGTCTGAGAAGCCTGCCGGCGAGAAGCCGGGTAAGGCGCCGAAAGCGGACGCCTAG
- the rpmD gene encoding 50S ribosomal protein L30 — MAAAKKKKTLRVTQMGSPIGREDSQRRTLIGLGLNKRHRTRELEDTAAVRGMIRKVQHLVRVEGES; from the coding sequence ATGGCGGCGGCAAAGAAAAAGAAGACCTTGCGCGTCACCCAGATGGGTAGCCCGATCGGCCGCGAGGACAGTCAGCGCCGGACGCTGATCGGCCTCGGGCTCAACAAGCGCCATCGCACGCGTGAGCTCGAGGACACGGCTGCGGTCCGCGGTATGATCCGCAAGGTGCAGCACCTGGTCCGGGTCGAGGGCGAGAGCTAA
- the rpsE gene encoding 30S ribosomal protein S5 yields the protein MTTTTPTPENERPAKPAPSERSGRAGPRGPRRGEGGERRGRGGRDGDRRGRGEGRDRDEAELTEKLVSINRVAKVVKGGRRFGFAALVVVGDAKGRVGYGVGKAREVPEAIRKATEQAKRGLIRVPLREGRTLHHDVRGRYGAGHVVLRTAAPGTGIIAGGPMRAIFEALGVSDVVAKSIGTSNPHNMIKATFAALSVVTSPRAVAQRRNKKVSDLIGRREGEAKE from the coding sequence ATGACGACCACGACCCCGACCCCGGAAAACGAACGTCCCGCCAAGCCGGCGCCGAGCGAGCGCAGCGGTCGCGCCGGCCCGCGAGGGCCCCGCCGGGGCGAGGGCGGCGAGCGTCGCGGCCGAGGCGGGCGCGACGGCGATCGCCGTGGCCGCGGCGAAGGCCGGGACCGGGACGAGGCGGAGCTGACCGAGAAGCTGGTCAGCATCAACCGTGTCGCCAAGGTGGTGAAGGGCGGCAGGCGCTTCGGCTTCGCCGCCTTGGTCGTGGTCGGCGATGCCAAGGGTCGGGTCGGCTATGGCGTCGGCAAGGCGCGCGAGGTGCCGGAGGCGATCCGCAAGGCAACCGAACAGGCAAAGCGCGGCCTCATCCGCGTGCCGCTGCGCGAGGGACGCACGCTGCATCACGACGTGCGCGGGCGCTACGGCGCCGGCCATGTGGTGCTGCGCACGGCCGCACCCGGCACCGGCATCATCGCCGGCGGGCCGATGCGGGCCATCTTCGAGGCGCTCGGCGTTTCCGACGTAGTGGCCAAATCGATCGGCACCTCCAATCCCCACAACATGATCAAGGCGACCTTCGCCGCATTGTCGGTGGTGACCTCGCCTCGGGCGGTTGCCCAGCGTCGCAACAAGAAGGTGAGCGATCTCATCGGGCGGCGCGAGGGCGAGGCCAAGGAGTAG
- the rplR gene encoding 50S ribosomal protein L18, with the protein MLTAKELFERRQRRVRHRLRQNSAGRPRLSVFRSERHIYAQVIDDARGVTLAAASSLDPKLKGQLKTGATKDAAKEVGKLLAERALAAGIKAVVFDRGGYLFHGRVKAVADAARESGLSF; encoded by the coding sequence ATGTTGACCGCCAAAGAACTGTTCGAGCGGCGCCAGCGCCGCGTGCGCCATCGGTTGCGGCAGAACTCCGCCGGCCGTCCCCGGCTATCGGTGTTCCGCTCCGAGCGCCATATTTATGCGCAGGTGATCGACGATGCCCGCGGGGTGACGCTGGCCGCGGCGTCGAGCTTGGATCCGAAATTGAAGGGGCAGCTGAAGACCGGCGCCACCAAGGATGCCGCGAAGGAAGTCGGCAAGCTCTTGGCCGAGCGGGCGTTGGCGGCCGGCATCAAGGCCGTGGTCTTCGACCGCGGCGGCTATCTGTTCCACGGTCGGGTCAAGGCGGTGGCCGATGCAGCCCGCGAATCCGGCCTCTCGTTCTAG